The following are encoded together in the Pseudidiomarina andamanensis genome:
- a CDS encoding methyltransferase domain-containing protein produces the protein MAKRDQSFEGITQKFSRNIYATNKGKLRLAVLERDLQTWLPEPNDAKKLRILDVGGGLGQLSMLFAQAGCDVTHTDISAEIVGEAQTLHAEHGLAQQYTYHVAPLQELPELLQQSYDIVFCHAVLEWLVDPQQALVTLKQLMNANGRLSLMFYNRDAKILANIIFGNFDYVQADLTVKKTVRMSPQQPINPSDMREWLKNLRLKVTQRTGVRCFHDYLRNRDDQKRFDELLALELRYNQQTPFVDIGRYLHWQIEHA, from the coding sequence ATGGCCAAACGCGATCAAAGTTTTGAGGGCATCACGCAAAAGTTCTCGCGTAACATTTACGCGACGAATAAAGGTAAGTTGCGCTTGGCTGTGCTTGAGCGTGACCTGCAAACGTGGCTACCCGAACCAAATGATGCCAAGAAATTGCGGATTCTGGATGTCGGCGGTGGTTTGGGTCAACTCTCGATGCTATTTGCACAAGCAGGTTGTGACGTCACGCATACGGATATTTCAGCCGAGATAGTCGGTGAAGCCCAGACACTTCATGCAGAGCATGGGTTAGCGCAGCAATATACCTATCACGTGGCGCCGTTACAGGAATTACCTGAGTTGCTGCAACAGAGTTATGACATTGTGTTTTGCCATGCGGTATTGGAGTGGTTGGTTGACCCGCAGCAAGCGCTTGTTACTTTGAAGCAATTAATGAATGCCAACGGGCGCTTATCGCTAATGTTTTATAATCGCGATGCCAAGATTCTTGCGAATATCATCTTTGGTAACTTCGATTATGTACAAGCTGACTTGACTGTGAAAAAGACGGTGCGCATGAGTCCACAACAACCAATCAACCCAAGTGACATGCGCGAATGGCTTAAGAATTTGCGATTAAAAGTAACACAACGAACTGGCGTACGCTGTTTTCATGATTATTTGCGGAATCGCGATGATCAAAAACGCTTCGATGAGTTGCTCGCCCTCGAGCTTCGATATAACCAACAAACGCCGTTCGTTGATATAGGCCGTTATCTGCATTGGCAAATTGAACATGCCTGA
- a CDS encoding YCF48-related protein has translation MIKATACAGAAVIAALYGAPTFANADTITDYEVINAPAMKAAKASKAVLTEITQTDNYTVAVGDYGVVLYRAAGQNEWQQADVPTSVLFTSVDFVDADHGWAVGHHGVIAATKDGGKSWEVQLNGFEFIELQQQHFQNVVDELTAELDSLDGSDADAEDELAFALDNASFLLEMAQAADAEGPTKPFLDVRAVSQDVIFAVGAYGTLIRSRDGGESWDILDDRLENPDGYHLNALSSDDQYVYVAGEAGQLFRSADLGDSWELLDSPYYGSFFGLHVDSKNRLWVVGLRGNIFVSDDQGDSFNQIKLPDNVNINSVVDAPNGGVYLVGNAGVIGWVDTAGNIKQMTHSSGAALTDLVAHDDGRLTVVGQRGVLEIADFESESSAQTQE, from the coding sequence ATGATAAAAGCGACAGCTTGTGCTGGTGCAGCAGTAATCGCGGCCTTATATGGCGCGCCCACGTTTGCGAATGCAGACACGATTACTGATTATGAAGTAATTAATGCACCAGCAATGAAGGCCGCAAAAGCATCGAAAGCGGTGCTTACCGAAATTACCCAAACCGATAATTATACGGTAGCCGTTGGTGACTACGGCGTCGTGCTTTACCGTGCAGCTGGCCAGAATGAATGGCAGCAAGCCGATGTGCCAACCAGTGTATTATTTACCTCGGTGGATTTTGTTGATGCCGATCATGGTTGGGCTGTTGGCCATCATGGCGTAATTGCTGCAACGAAAGACGGTGGCAAAAGTTGGGAAGTGCAGTTAAATGGCTTTGAGTTTATCGAATTGCAACAACAGCATTTTCAAAATGTTGTAGATGAATTAACCGCTGAACTCGATAGCCTTGATGGTTCTGATGCCGATGCCGAAGATGAATTAGCGTTTGCACTAGATAACGCATCATTTTTGTTGGAAATGGCGCAAGCCGCAGACGCTGAAGGTCCGACCAAACCATTTTTAGACGTTCGTGCAGTAAGCCAAGATGTGATTTTTGCAGTAGGCGCCTATGGTACACTGATTCGGTCACGTGACGGCGGTGAAAGCTGGGATATTCTTGATGATCGTTTGGAAAACCCTGACGGCTATCACTTAAATGCTTTAAGTTCTGATGATCAATATGTGTATGTCGCGGGTGAAGCAGGGCAACTTTTCCGTAGTGCAGACCTCGGTGATTCTTGGGAATTGCTCGATTCGCCGTATTACGGCTCATTTTTTGGTTTGCATGTGGATAGCAAAAACCGCCTCTGGGTAGTTGGTTTACGCGGCAATATTTTTGTCAGCGATGACCAAGGCGACAGCTTCAATCAAATTAAATTACCTGACAACGTGAATATTAACTCAGTGGTTGATGCTCCCAACGGTGGTGTTTATTTGGTTGGCAATGCCGGCGTTATTGGCTGGGTTGATACCGCAGGTAATATTAAGCAGATGACCCACAGCTCTGGTGCTGCCCTTACTGACCTTGTAGCCCATGACGATGGTCGCTTGACGGTTGTTGGTCAGCGCGGCGTACTCGAAATTGCCGATTTTGAATCGGAATCTTCAGCACAAACCCAAGAATAA
- a CDS encoding efflux RND transporter permease subunit → MSEQSIESKSVWLERALFNFRPLWFVIFAVLTAFLAWHASQVRPEASFTKMIPTKHEFIQNYFKHQEDLSSLGNVVRIAVETTDGDIFTPEFQKTLQEITDEVFFIPGVNRSGLKSIWTPNVRWSEVTEEGFVGGPVIPDNWDASERSLDQLRTNVLRSGEVGNLVANNFKSALILVPLNEVNPDTGEALDYQQFSQQLEERIRDKYQTENVKIHITGFAKVIGDLIEGAYQVGLFFVIAIVITLLMLFWYSRCWRSAFAVLSCSIIAVVWQLGIIKLIGSGINPYSMLVPFLVFAIGVSHGVQIINAISNNRVDGHDKFAASSLAFRSLYIAGLTALISDAIGFTTLMVIDIEVIQELAIAASIGVAVVVLTNLGLLPIIMSYTGVSPKGVEYMRTTREEQHPMLAFFGRFSQPKWAYSALVVALIGLTWGLVYSQQMKIGDLDAGAPELRPDSRYNLDNKFIVDNYSSSTDIFVVMAETAPSQCIAYDNLELMDRFSWHMENTPGVQDVKSVVYVAKMGSFGLNEGNLKWFSLNRNQYVLNANTGRTPPGLINPDCSMAPIIIYLNDHKAETLQTVVASVNSFNQQYQQEGLDLLMAAGNSGIEAATNSVIESAQTKMLLWVYGVVIVLCLITFRSIRTVTCIVLPLMLTTIMSQGLMAVLGIGVKVATLPVIALGVGIGVDYGIYIYTKIREGLAQGKHLNDSYKYALDSTGKAVGFTGLTLAIGVATWIFSPIKFQADMGILLTFMFLWNMLGALILIPALARFFARFGKQIH, encoded by the coding sequence ATGTCTGAACAGTCTATTGAGTCAAAAAGCGTGTGGTTAGAGCGCGCGCTCTTCAACTTTCGTCCATTGTGGTTTGTGATATTCGCGGTGCTGACTGCGTTTTTGGCGTGGCATGCCAGTCAGGTTCGTCCTGAAGCAAGCTTCACAAAAATGATTCCAACGAAGCACGAATTTATTCAAAACTACTTTAAGCACCAAGAAGACCTTTCCAGTTTAGGTAACGTGGTGCGTATTGCTGTTGAAACCACTGACGGCGATATCTTTACGCCTGAATTCCAAAAAACCTTGCAAGAAATTACCGATGAAGTGTTTTTTATTCCGGGCGTTAACCGCAGTGGCTTAAAAAGCATTTGGACGCCGAATGTCCGTTGGAGTGAAGTAACAGAAGAAGGTTTCGTCGGTGGCCCGGTCATTCCAGATAATTGGGATGCATCAGAGCGTTCGCTAGACCAGCTGCGTACCAACGTATTGCGCTCGGGAGAAGTTGGTAACTTAGTTGCGAATAACTTTAAGTCAGCATTGATATTAGTACCGCTGAATGAAGTGAACCCAGATACTGGTGAAGCACTCGATTATCAGCAGTTTTCACAACAGCTCGAAGAACGTATTCGCGACAAATATCAAACCGAGAACGTGAAAATTCACATCACTGGTTTTGCCAAAGTGATTGGTGATTTGATCGAGGGTGCTTACCAAGTCGGCTTGTTCTTCGTGATTGCGATTGTCATCACATTATTGATGCTGTTCTGGTACAGCCGCTGCTGGCGTAGTGCCTTTGCGGTGCTGTCATGTTCGATTATCGCCGTTGTGTGGCAGCTCGGTATTATCAAGTTAATTGGGTCGGGCATTAACCCGTACTCCATGCTGGTGCCGTTCTTGGTGTTCGCAATAGGCGTGAGTCACGGTGTGCAAATTATTAATGCAATCAGTAACAACCGAGTTGATGGCCATGATAAATTCGCCGCAAGCAGCCTCGCTTTCCGCTCTCTGTATATTGCCGGTTTAACAGCACTCATTTCTGATGCGATTGGTTTCACCACCTTGATGGTGATTGATATTGAAGTGATTCAAGAGCTAGCCATTGCAGCAAGTATTGGTGTGGCAGTAGTGGTCTTGACCAACTTAGGTCTGTTGCCAATCATCATGTCATACACTGGCGTGTCTCCGAAGGGTGTTGAGTACATGCGTACCACACGTGAGGAGCAACACCCTATGTTGGCTTTCTTTGGGCGCTTCTCGCAACCGAAGTGGGCTTACAGTGCGTTAGTTGTGGCATTGATTGGTTTAACTTGGGGTCTGGTTTACAGCCAGCAAATGAAGATTGGCGATTTAGATGCCGGTGCACCAGAGCTTCGTCCTGATAGCCGTTACAACCTTGATAATAAATTCATTGTTGATAATTACAGCTCAAGTACGGATATTTTCGTTGTCATGGCAGAAACCGCACCAAGCCAATGTATTGCCTATGACAACTTAGAGCTGATGGATCGCTTTAGCTGGCACATGGAGAATACGCCTGGCGTACAAGACGTGAAATCGGTTGTCTATGTCGCGAAAATGGGCTCATTTGGGTTAAACGAGGGTAACCTGAAATGGTTTAGCTTGAATCGCAATCAATATGTATTGAATGCGAATACAGGCCGCACACCACCAGGTTTAATTAACCCTGATTGTTCTATGGCGCCAATTATTATCTATTTGAACGATCATAAAGCTGAAACGTTGCAAACGGTCGTCGCCTCGGTGAATAGCTTTAACCAGCAGTATCAGCAAGAAGGCTTAGATTTGCTGATGGCCGCAGGTAATTCAGGTATTGAAGCGGCAACGAACTCAGTGATTGAGTCAGCGCAGACCAAAATGCTTCTATGGGTGTACGGCGTGGTGATTGTGCTGTGTTTGATTACGTTCCGCAGTATTCGCACCGTAACCTGTATTGTATTGCCGTTGATGTTAACCACCATCATGAGCCAAGGCTTAATGGCCGTGCTGGGTATTGGGGTGAAAGTAGCAACGCTGCCGGTAATTGCACTGGGTGTTGGTATTGGCGTAGATTACGGTATTTATATCTACACCAAAATTCGTGAAGGCTTGGCGCAAGGCAAGCACCTGAACGATAGCTACAAATATGCGTTAGACAGCACAGGTAAAGCCGTAGGTTTCACCGGTTTAACGCTAGCGATTGGTGTGGCGACTTGGATTTTCTCACCGATTAAATTCCAAGCCGATATGGGTATTTTGCTGACCTTTATGTTCCTCTGGAACATGTTAGGTGCACTCATTCTCATACCAGCCTTGGCGCGATTCTTTGCGCGCTTCGGCAAGCAAATTCATTAA
- a CDS encoding Nif3-like dinuclear metal center hexameric protein, whose translation MQRSELQNYLSELLQIDRIRDYCPNGLQIEGRQHIRKIVTGVTASQALIDAAIEQGADTILVHHGYFWKSEPAVITGMKKRRIQALLQADINLFGYHLPLDVHPQFGNNAQLAQLFGWPQPQPLMSVDPEGVVMGCTLPQPMTSEALGEHIGRCLKRPLTVRIDSDQPISRIAWCTGGGQGYIDHAAAAGFDAFLSGEISEQTTHSAQEQGLAYFAAGHHATERYGIRALGEHLAEKFSLEHVFIDIENPA comes from the coding sequence GTGCAACGTTCCGAGCTTCAAAATTATCTCAGCGAATTATTACAAATTGACCGCATTCGCGATTATTGTCCGAATGGATTACAAATTGAAGGTCGCCAACACATCCGCAAAATTGTGACCGGCGTAACGGCTAGCCAAGCGCTGATTGATGCCGCTATAGAGCAGGGCGCCGATACAATCTTGGTACACCATGGCTATTTTTGGAAAAGTGAGCCAGCAGTAATCACTGGCATGAAGAAGCGTCGTATTCAGGCCTTATTGCAAGCCGATATCAACCTGTTTGGTTATCATTTGCCGCTTGATGTACATCCACAGTTTGGTAATAACGCGCAATTGGCACAGTTATTTGGCTGGCCGCAGCCTCAGCCTTTGATGAGCGTTGACCCCGAAGGCGTGGTGATGGGCTGTACGTTGCCGCAGCCAATGACCTCTGAAGCGCTGGGTGAGCATATCGGTCGTTGTTTAAAGCGTCCGTTAACCGTACGAATTGACAGCGACCAACCGATTTCTCGCATTGCTTGGTGTACCGGTGGTGGACAGGGGTATATTGATCATGCAGCAGCGGCTGGTTTTGACGCATTTTTAAGTGGCGAAATTTCAGAGCAGACGACGCACAGTGCGCAAGAACAAGGTTTGGCTTATTTCGCTGCAGGGCATCATGCAACAGAGCGTTATGGCATTCGTGCACTGGGTGAACATTTGGCTGAAAAATTTAGTCTTGAGCATGTGTTTATTGATATTGAGAACCCTGCGTAA
- a CDS encoding NAD(P)-dependent oxidoreductase produces the protein MNTSCAFIGLGVMGYPMAGHLQQGGFTTKVYNRTTAKAQKWAQAYHGEFAETPAAAAEGAEFVMICVGNDDDVRSVVYGDDGVLATMKSGSVLIDHTTASAELAKELAQACHERGIGFLDAPVSGGQQGAENGVLTAMIGGDKEAFDRAEQALTCYAKTREYMGPAGHGQLAKMVNQICIAGVVQGLSEGLQLARKVGLDPDTLINAISQGAAGSWQMKNRYKTMWEQHYEHGFAVDWMRKDLKIALSEAERQGLSMPLTALVDQFYAEVQKMGGSRWDTSSLLARLEK, from the coding sequence ATGAATACCAGCTGTGCATTTATTGGTTTAGGCGTAATGGGCTATCCGATGGCGGGACACCTGCAACAAGGCGGCTTTACCACCAAGGTTTATAATCGCACCACCGCGAAGGCGCAGAAGTGGGCGCAAGCCTATCACGGTGAATTTGCCGAGACGCCAGCAGCGGCCGCAGAAGGTGCTGAATTTGTGATGATATGCGTTGGCAACGATGACGATGTTCGCAGCGTAGTTTACGGTGATGACGGCGTGTTGGCGACGATGAAATCAGGCAGTGTACTGATTGATCACACCACCGCTTCAGCGGAGCTTGCCAAAGAGCTCGCGCAGGCATGCCATGAACGCGGAATTGGTTTTTTAGATGCACCGGTTTCTGGTGGGCAGCAGGGCGCCGAGAACGGCGTTTTAACGGCCATGATTGGTGGTGATAAAGAAGCATTTGATCGTGCTGAACAAGCGCTAACATGTTACGCCAAAACCCGTGAATATATGGGGCCAGCAGGTCACGGTCAGTTAGCCAAAATGGTGAATCAGATTTGTATTGCTGGCGTGGTTCAAGGCTTATCAGAAGGCTTACAGCTCGCGCGTAAAGTCGGTTTAGACCCAGACACCTTAATTAACGCGATTAGCCAGGGCGCTGCTGGTTCGTGGCAAATGAAAAACCGTTATAAAACCATGTGGGAACAACATTATGAGCATGGCTTCGCGGTTGATTGGATGCGCAAAGATTTGAAAATTGCGCTGAGCGAAGCTGAGCGTCAAGGTTTAAGCATGCCACTGACTGCACTCGTTGATCAGTTTTACGCCGAAGTACAAAAAATGGGTGGCTCGCGTTGGGATACGTCGAGTTTATTGGCACGTTTAGAAAAGTAG
- a CDS encoding DUF1329 domain-containing protein, whose protein sequence is MNKMMLKAGIFALSVVSATVMAKVSPEEAARLGNDLTPVGAVKAANADGSIPAWTGGYSKQADGEAPERPADPFADEQPLYTITAENVAQYKDLLSAGQMAMFDKYPDYKMHVYPTHRTAAYPQSVYDAIAKNAANAELVAGGNGLANFDKHVPFPIPANGLEIIWNHITRYRGGAVQRLVNQFPVLENGDFVPVLLRESLVFPEYLKTGREADDDNVLFYFLQEVLAPARMTGTVLLVHETIDQVKESRRAWLYNAGQRRVRKAPSVAYDGPGTASDGLRTSDGLDMFNGAPDKYNWELVGKKEMLIPYNNYKLMDTSLSYDDIIGPGHMNQDYVRYEKHRVWEVKGTLKDGERHIYATRHMFIDEDTWTASVIDHYDGRGELWRVAEAYNTQFYYHDTPWMAAEALYDLNSGRYILLGLANEESEYMNFDIEPVRGDFSTGALRRMGIR, encoded by the coding sequence ATGAATAAAATGATGCTAAAAGCCGGTATTTTTGCGCTATCTGTTGTGTCCGCTACGGTCATGGCAAAAGTTAGCCCAGAAGAAGCCGCGCGTTTGGGGAACGATTTAACGCCAGTAGGTGCTGTTAAAGCAGCCAACGCTGACGGTTCTATTCCAGCATGGACAGGCGGTTACAGCAAGCAAGCTGATGGTGAAGCGCCAGAGCGCCCTGCCGATCCGTTTGCAGATGAGCAACCACTGTACACCATCACAGCTGAAAACGTCGCCCAATACAAAGACTTGCTTTCAGCTGGTCAAATGGCCATGTTTGACAAGTATCCTGACTACAAAATGCACGTTTATCCAACGCACCGTACAGCGGCGTATCCGCAAAGTGTTTATGATGCCATAGCGAAAAATGCTGCCAATGCAGAGTTGGTTGCTGGCGGTAACGGTCTAGCAAATTTCGATAAGCACGTGCCATTCCCAATTCCTGCTAATGGTCTTGAGATTATCTGGAACCACATCACCCGCTACCGCGGCGGTGCTGTTCAGCGTTTAGTAAACCAGTTCCCAGTTCTTGAGAACGGTGATTTTGTTCCGGTATTGCTACGCGAATCACTGGTCTTCCCTGAGTACTTGAAGACGGGCCGTGAAGCTGACGATGACAACGTTCTGTTCTATTTCTTACAAGAAGTTCTGGCACCAGCTCGTATGACCGGTACCGTACTGCTTGTACACGAAACAATTGACCAGGTAAAAGAATCACGCCGCGCATGGTTATACAACGCTGGTCAGCGTCGTGTTCGTAAAGCGCCATCGGTTGCTTATGACGGTCCAGGTACCGCATCTGACGGCTTACGTACCTCTGACGGCCTTGATATGTTCAACGGTGCTCCAGATAAATACAACTGGGAACTTGTTGGCAAGAAAGAAATGCTCATTCCATACAACAACTACAAGTTGATGGACACCAGCTTGTCATATGATGACATCATCGGCCCAGGCCACATGAACCAAGACTACGTGCGTTACGAGAAGCACCGTGTTTGGGAAGTGAAAGGCACCTTGAAAGACGGCGAGCGTCACATTTACGCAACGCGTCACATGTTTATCGATGAAGATACGTGGACTGCGTCAGTCATTGACCATTATGACGGTCGTGGCGAGTTATGGCGTGTAGCCGAAGCATATAATACTCAGTTCTACTACCACGATACCCCGTGGATGGCAGCTGAAGCATTGTATGACTTGAACTCAGGTCGATATATTTTGCTTGGTCTGGCGAACGAAGAAAGTGAATACATGAACTTCGATATCGAGCCAGTACGTGGCGACTTCTCTACCGGCGCACTTCGTCGTATGGGTATTCGCTAA
- a CDS encoding diacylglycerol/lipid kinase family protein, giving the protein MPERHLPNRRVVIYYNQLSGRARRLAGRYQLFFENAVADVTLLPSSASSVRDQTQLIQVCEGAHECVVIGGDGSINIVVNALIQANLQAQVAMTVIPVGTGNDFARDHGLKRWNWRMNANITTLTEAVCHVQSEGLSRYFVNHVGTGLSVDLMRLQQHWLKQSAGRLSYLIALARYLFGSMTSRSRIRRGKYWDDGQFVALGRYIGGGFLVHPHADRTDAMLARIRVPKMPRWRQTKALLNVLKGRIETTAAIEFERGKQFQIGDSEHALELDGDIYFHGPATVTVSSTTILVSVPDLKKTKGENS; this is encoded by the coding sequence ATGCCTGAACGCCATTTACCTAATCGCAGGGTTGTTATTTACTACAACCAGCTTAGTGGGCGGGCGCGGCGATTAGCAGGCCGCTATCAGCTATTTTTTGAAAATGCAGTTGCTGACGTAACGTTATTACCTAGTTCAGCCAGTTCAGTGCGCGATCAAACACAACTGATTCAGGTGTGCGAGGGTGCTCACGAATGCGTGGTCATCGGTGGTGATGGCAGTATCAATATTGTGGTGAATGCGTTGATACAAGCTAACCTTCAGGCGCAGGTCGCAATGACTGTCATACCGGTTGGTACTGGTAATGATTTTGCGCGTGATCACGGCTTAAAGCGCTGGAATTGGCGCATGAATGCGAATATCACAACGCTGACTGAAGCTGTCTGCCATGTGCAATCAGAAGGCCTGAGCCGCTATTTCGTCAACCACGTAGGAACCGGCTTAAGCGTTGATCTCATGCGCCTACAGCAACATTGGCTAAAGCAAAGTGCAGGACGCTTAAGTTACCTGATTGCGCTAGCGCGTTACTTGTTTGGCTCCATGACAAGTCGTTCGCGCATACGCCGAGGTAAGTATTGGGATGACGGTCAGTTCGTGGCGTTAGGGCGTTATATTGGCGGCGGTTTTTTGGTGCATCCACATGCCGATAGAACCGACGCAATGCTAGCGCGCATTCGTGTTCCCAAAATGCCACGCTGGCGTCAAACTAAGGCGCTATTAAACGTTCTAAAAGGTCGTATCGAAACCACAGCGGCAATTGAGTTCGAACGTGGTAAGCAATTTCAAATTGGCGATTCTGAGCACGCGCTTGAGCTTGATGGCGATATTTACTTTCACGGTCCTGCAACCGTAACTGTTTCATCGACAACGATTTTGGTGTCTGTACCTGATTTAAAGAAAACGAAAGGGGAGAATTCATGA